The Bacteroidota bacterium region CGCCAGAGGGTGCTCGTCGTCTCGGTGGGTAGCCGCCCGATGATCTGTGGCACCGTTGGGGTGGCGAGGCTCACGAAGACCGTGCCCTGCGAGGTCCCCACGAGCCCGTACTCGATGCCGGTCTCGGGGTCGGTCCAGCCCCAGACGTCGTTCGGAGTGGGGAAGAAGGTCGACGTGCCGAAGTCGAGGTCCTCGCGGGTGAGGTTGGCGACCAGGTCCACGTCGGAGCACGCAAAGTCGGCGGCGCGCCCGTCGGCGCACGCAGCAGTGACGGCCTCCTGGGCGAGGACAGGCGTGGAGAGAAGCGCCAGCAGGCACAGTAGCAAGAGCGTACGCATCGAAAAGTGGGTTGGGGTGAAACGAAAGAGGTTAGCGCGCGAGGGTCAGGCGGCGTGTCTCGGCAAACGTCTCGCCGACGACGCGCACCACATAGACGCCGCTCGGGAGCCCGGCACCGTCGACGGTGAGCAGGGCGCCGTCGGTCGTGCCGTGGAGCAGGGTGGCGACGCGGCGGCCGAGCAGGTCGTAGACCTCGGCGCGGACGGGCTCTGGCGCGGTGAGCGTGAGCGCGAGGGTGGTGCGGTCGCGGAAGGGGTTCGGGGAAGCTGCGCTCAGCCTCGCGACGGCGCCGTCGGGCTCGCTCTCGCCGGCCACCGCCGTGGCTTCGGGTTGGAGTACAAACAGCCCACGCTGCTGGTCGCTGACGATCACGATGCCGCTCTCGAAGAACGGATAGACGCTCCACGCCCCGTTGAACCCAAGGCCGTCGCCCTCCGGGTAGGTGTCGAAAAAGCCGACCGGTGTGAGCGCGGTCGGGTCGTTGGCATTGATCCGGTGGAGGCGAAAGCCGCTCTCGTAGTTCGCCTGAAAAAGCAGGTCGCCGACGATGTAGTGGTTGTGGTCGATCGTGGTGGTCGGCGCGATGTAGGCGCCGACGTAGAAGGGGGCGTCGAGGTCTTCCACGTTCATCACGATGGTGCGGGTGCCCCCGATGTCGGTGGCGCCGTCGTCGCCCTCGTCGTTCATGAAGAAGAAGCGCCGGTCCTCGGTCAGCCAGCCCTGGTGGGTGAAGACCACCGTTGGGTAGATCGCCGTGCTGAGGGCGCGCGTGCGCGCTGGCTCGGTGATGTCGCTGATCGACAGCATGATCGTGTTGGAACTGAAGCAGACCGTGCGCCCCTGATAGTCCGGGTCGGGGCCGTCGTAGACGATGCACTGCGCGTCGTGGGTGTAGCCGTCGGCGCCGAAGCAGCCCGAGTAGCGCGGTGCTATCGGCGTCGTCACGTCGATGAGGTAGAGCCCGGTCAGGCACTCCAGATTGTTGGTGTCGTGGCCGACGGCGATCACCACGTCGAGGTCGTCGCTCGCCA contains the following coding sequences:
- a CDS encoding choice-of-anchor B family protein, with amino-acid sequence MSPYRAAVRVIAATAIGLAVWIAGAPSLHAQPAAVPCENGQAGPYACDRVDLLAEMDLVALGSSYAQGDLTNWWWGNDIWGWTDPETGTEYALVGTWEGVSFVDLSTPTAPVLVGMLPTAAQRGDLRTIGNLWRDIKTRGTYAYIVSEVPGHGVQIFDLRRLRSVTEAPVEFEPDARYTGIGSAHNIVASDDLDVVIAVGHDTNNLECLTGLYLIDVTTPIAPRYSGCFGADGYTHDAQCIVYDGPDPDYQGRTVCFSSNTIMLSISDITEPARTRALSTAIYPTVVFTHQGWLTEDRRFFFMNDEGDDGATDIGGTRTIVMNVEDLDAPFYVGAYIAPTTTIDHNHYIVGDLLFQANYESGFRLHRINANDPTALTPVGFFDTYPEGDGLGFNGAWSVYPFFESGIVIVSDQQRGLFVLQPEATAVAGESEPDGAVARLSAASPNPFRDRTTLALTLTAPEPVRAEVYDLLGRRVATLLHGTTDGALLTVDGAGLPSGVYVVRVVGETFAETRRLTLAR